The following proteins are co-located in the Merismopedia glauca CCAP 1448/3 genome:
- a CDS encoding single-stranded DNA-binding protein, whose product MNSCILMAEIIVAPERRYTQGDQVLTEMRVQFPGLRAEEPPMTLKVVGWGNVAEEIYEKYHPGDRIIIEGRLRMNTIDRPEGFKEKRAELVASKIYPIEVSQNPGVAAPPLSSTSNYTPPPNQIPVTASSQVTPIAKPLADFDEDARSPEPAKEAAPSFSSTPSYPATERDLDDIPF is encoded by the coding sequence ATGAATAGCTGCATCCTGATGGCAGAAATTATTGTGGCACCGGAACGTCGTTACACTCAAGGTGACCAGGTTTTAACGGAAATGCGAGTGCAATTTCCAGGATTGCGAGCCGAAGAGCCACCCATGACGTTGAAAGTAGTCGGGTGGGGAAATGTAGCAGAAGAAATCTACGAAAAATACCACCCAGGCGATCGCATTATCATCGAAGGGAGGTTGAGAATGAATACAATTGACCGTCCAGAAGGTTTTAAGGAAAAGCGCGCTGAACTGGTAGCCTCGAAGATTTACCCAATTGAAGTCAGTCAAAATCCAGGTGTAGCTGCTCCACCATTGAGTTCTACCAGCAACTATACTCCCCCACCGAACCAAATTCCGGTCACAGCCTCTTCTCAAGTGACACCGATAGCCAAACCTTTAGCAGATTTCGATGAGGATGCGCGATCGCCTGAGCCAGCCAAAGAAGCAGCCCCCAGCTTCAGTTCTACTCCTAGCTATCCAGCCACAGAGCGAGATTTAGACGATATTCCGTTTTAA
- the thrC gene encoding threonine synthase, translated as MLPTSTDSALKIATPSRPGWRGLIEEYRQYLPVSKETPVVTLWEGNTPLIPVPKIAQTIGKGVEVFVKYDGLNPTGSFKDRGMTMAISKAKETGAQAVICASTGNTSAAAAAYAKRAGMRAFVLIPDGYVALGKLAQALLYGAEVLAVKGNFDYCLGSVREMAEKYPVTLVNSVNPYRIEGQKTGAFEIVDVLGDAPDWLCIPVGNAGNITAYWQGFGEYHQAGKSQRLPKMMGFQAAGAAPLVNGAPVAHPETLATAIRIGNPASWEKAVAAQQQSQGEFNSVTDAEILAAYRLLGSEGLFCEPASAASVAGLLKVKERVPAGATVVCILTGNGLKDPDTAIAHSESNFKQGIEPELKAIVQAMGF; from the coding sequence ATGCTACCAACTTCAACTGACTCAGCCCTCAAAATTGCCACCCCCAGCCGCCCTGGTTGGCGCGGTTTAATTGAAGAATATCGACAATATTTGCCAGTTTCTAAAGAAACGCCAGTAGTTACTCTCTGGGAAGGGAATACGCCTCTAATTCCCGTCCCTAAAATTGCTCAAACTATTGGTAAAGGCGTAGAAGTTTTTGTGAAATATGACGGTCTGAACCCCACGGGCAGTTTCAAAGATCGGGGGATGACTATGGCTATCTCTAAGGCTAAGGAAACAGGCGCTCAAGCTGTAATCTGTGCTAGTACAGGTAATACTTCAGCAGCAGCAGCAGCCTATGCTAAACGGGCTGGAATGCGGGCTTTTGTCTTGATTCCAGATGGTTATGTGGCTCTGGGTAAGTTAGCTCAAGCTTTGTTGTACGGGGCAGAAGTTTTAGCCGTTAAAGGCAATTTTGACTACTGTTTGGGATCTGTGCGGGAAATGGCCGAAAAATACCCAGTTACCTTGGTCAATTCTGTTAATCCCTACCGGATTGAAGGGCAAAAAACTGGTGCTTTTGAGATAGTTGATGTTTTGGGAGATGCCCCTGATTGGCTGTGTATTCCCGTAGGAAATGCGGGGAATATTACCGCTTATTGGCAAGGGTTTGGGGAGTATCATCAAGCTGGGAAAAGCCAGAGATTGCCGAAGATGATGGGATTTCAAGCGGCTGGTGCGGCTCCATTAGTGAATGGCGCACCTGTAGCCCATCCAGAAACCCTGGCTACAGCGATTCGGATTGGTAACCCTGCGAGTTGGGAAAAAGCTGTAGCCGCTCAACAACAAAGTCAAGGGGAATTTAATAGTGTCACAGATGCAGAGATTTTAGCCGCTTACCGCTTGTTAGGTAGTGAAGGGTTATTTTGCGAACCAGCTAGTGCAGCTTCGGTGGCGGGGCTGTTGAAGGTCAAAGAGCGCGTTCCCGCAGGGGCGACGGTTGTTTGTATCTTGACTGGTAATGGCTTGAAAGATCCCGATACAGCGATCGCCCACAGCGAAAGTAACTTTAAGCAGGGAATTGAACCTGAATTAAAGGCGATCGTTCAAGCGATGGGATTTTAA
- a CDS encoding DEAD/DEAH box helicase, with translation MSIGFTSLGISEAIASQLESLGITTPTAIQSQAIPELLSGRDVVGQSQTGTGKTAAFSLPIIERIDPQNQQVQALILTPTRELAVQVMQAIRSFSGDRRLGLTVYGGQPIDLQIRRLRAGVPIVVGTPGRVLDLLNRRELKLDAVEWLVLDEADEMLSMGFIDDVEKILSQLPTKRQTACFSATMPPAIRSLVNKFLHSPITLSVEQPKATPAKINQKVYFIPRGWSKAQALQPILELEDPESAIVFVRTRKVAAELTSHLQAAGHSVDEYHGDLTQTQRERLLARFKQSQVRWVVATDIAARGLDVDHLTHVINFDLPDSVENYIHRIGRTGRAGKTGTAISLIHPLEKRKLQLIERRVRQSIKVSPIPTRAQIERRSIEKLQEQLRETLSGERMASFLPIVAKLSEEYDAHAIAAAALEMIYDRTRPSWNSPEVDPPAPERPIITKPKIVRKAPAIPK, from the coding sequence ATGTCTATTGGGTTTACCTCTTTAGGAATCTCAGAAGCGATCGCCAGCCAACTGGAAAGTTTAGGTATCACTACCCCAACTGCCATTCAATCGCAAGCGATCCCGGAATTGTTATCAGGACGGGATGTAGTAGGACAATCACAGACTGGCACTGGTAAGACCGCAGCTTTTTCTTTGCCCATCATTGAGCGCATCGATCCTCAAAACCAGCAAGTACAAGCATTGATTTTAACTCCCACGAGAGAGTTAGCGGTTCAAGTCATGCAAGCGATTCGCTCATTTAGTGGCGATCGCCGATTGGGATTGACAGTGTATGGCGGTCAACCTATCGATCTCCAGATCCGTCGCCTCCGCGCAGGCGTTCCCATCGTGGTTGGGACACCCGGTCGAGTTTTAGACCTGCTTAACCGCAGAGAATTGAAGCTAGATGCAGTTGAATGGCTAGTTTTAGATGAAGCTGACGAAATGCTGAGCATGGGCTTCATTGATGATGTAGAGAAGATTTTGAGCCAATTGCCTACCAAACGGCAAACTGCTTGCTTCTCTGCCACTATGCCTCCAGCGATTCGCTCATTGGTGAATAAATTCTTACATTCCCCAATTACCTTGTCTGTAGAGCAGCCAAAAGCTACTCCTGCCAAAATCAATCAAAAAGTCTACTTCATCCCCAGAGGATGGAGCAAAGCTCAAGCTTTACAGCCAATTTTGGAGCTAGAAGATCCAGAATCAGCGATTGTTTTCGTCCGAACTCGGAAAGTTGCGGCTGAACTCACCAGCCACCTGCAAGCCGCAGGTCACAGCGTTGACGAGTATCACGGAGACTTAACTCAGACTCAAAGAGAACGTCTATTAGCCAGATTTAAACAAAGTCAAGTCCGTTGGGTAGTAGCAACAGATATCGCTGCACGGGGACTAGATGTAGACCATCTCACCCACGTGATTAACTTCGACCTACCAGATAGCGTTGAAAACTATATTCACCGGATTGGCAGAACTGGTCGCGCTGGTAAAACTGGAACCGCAATTTCCCTAATTCATCCTCTAGAAAAACGGAAATTGCAACTAATTGAGCGTCGCGTCCGCCAAAGTATCAAAGTTTCACCGATCCCAACTCGCGCTCAAATTGAAAGACGTTCTATAGAGAAATTGCAAGAGCAATTGCGGGAAACCTTAAGTGGCGAACGTATGGCTTCCTTCTTGCCGATTGTAGCTAAGCTGAGCGAAGAATATGACGCTCATGCGATCGCGGCGGCGGCTTTGGAAATGATTTACGATCGCACTCGTCCTAGCTGGAACAGTCCAGAAGTTGACCCACCAGCACCGGAACGACCAATTATCACTAAACCGAAAATTGTCCGTAAGGCTCCAGCCATACCTAAGTAA